The following proteins are co-located in the Polystyrenella longa genome:
- a CDS encoding Gfo/Idh/MocA family protein, with amino-acid sequence MSPQADSPTLKAGMVGMGMIFDETYCPFFESAHREGMFDRRFGELSVELSAVATRTGKRAEKYKTAAGDKIADFQSFAGDGAVTQMLDSGLDFACVASPDDRHFGAAKEVIESGTHVIIEKPSVLTMQELDELVELAKQKNVLAKVVYHKLFDPDHKKMRSLYYDNVLKHVNNGYCTLLEPKQISGSQFAEWIGGRNPGTYVACHYIKLIDFSFPGKLKTISATGQRGLVGPQDGNTWDSTQLRMVYEYESGRNATFDIHTSWVTPDNFPGYVEQEVQFRFDNGLWNGHSRKRGVECTVEDKTPFTIKNSINNHFNGTFVEPWGERSQRGYGVEVIERFAREVAYVEHGGTDADRGKRLAEMQALDYNDLAADRQTVATIHALEAILERAAAGEPDCLVRINDPKGGLALYRPGVAEPEILYEGTV; translated from the coding sequence ATGAGCCCGCAAGCAGATTCCCCGACTTTGAAGGCCGGAATGGTTGGAATGGGGATGATTTTTGACGAAACCTACTGCCCCTTCTTTGAATCCGCCCATCGAGAGGGAATGTTTGATCGTCGATTCGGAGAACTTTCGGTAGAGCTTTCCGCCGTCGCGACTCGAACTGGCAAGCGGGCCGAAAAATACAAAACGGCTGCCGGAGATAAAATCGCCGACTTCCAGAGCTTCGCCGGTGACGGGGCTGTTACCCAGATGCTTGATTCCGGGCTCGACTTCGCCTGCGTTGCCAGTCCGGATGACCGCCACTTTGGAGCCGCCAAAGAAGTCATTGAATCGGGCACGCACGTCATTATCGAAAAGCCTTCGGTTCTGACCATGCAGGAACTGGACGAACTGGTCGAGCTGGCCAAACAGAAAAATGTGCTCGCCAAAGTCGTCTACCATAAACTGTTCGACCCTGACCACAAAAAGATGAGGTCGCTGTACTACGACAATGTATTGAAGCATGTCAACAACGGGTACTGCACCCTGCTCGAACCGAAGCAGATCTCCGGCAGTCAGTTCGCCGAATGGATCGGTGGACGCAACCCGGGAACTTATGTTGCTTGTCACTACATCAAGCTGATTGACTTCTCTTTCCCCGGAAAATTGAAAACCATCTCCGCCACTGGCCAGCGTGGCCTGGTTGGACCGCAGGATGGAAACACGTGGGACAGCACCCAGCTGCGAATGGTGTATGAATACGAGTCGGGCCGTAACGCCACGTTCGACATTCACACGTCCTGGGTAACTCCCGATAACTTCCCCGGATACGTCGAGCAGGAAGTTCAGTTCCGTTTTGACAACGGGCTATGGAATGGGCACTCCCGCAAACGGGGTGTGGAATGTACAGTCGAAGACAAGACCCCCTTCACGATTAAAAACTCAATCAATAATCACTTTAACGGGACCTTCGTCGAACCCTGGGGCGAGCGAAGCCAACGAGGTTATGGGGTTGAAGTGATCGAACGGTTCGCCCGGGAAGTTGCCTACGTGGAACATGGTGGTACCGACGCGGATCGAGGAAAACGGCTCGCCGAAATGCAGGCCCTCGACTACAACGACCTCGCCGCCGACCGGCAGACCGTAGCGACCATCCATGCACTCGAAGCGATTCTGGAACGGGCCGCCGCCGGAGAACCAGACTGCCTCGTGCGGATCAACGACCCCAAAGGAGGCCTGGCCCTCTACCGTCCGGGCGTCGCTGAACCGGAAATCCTTTACGAGGGAACGGTTTAA